A stretch of the Macaca thibetana thibetana isolate TM-01 chromosome X, ASM2454274v1, whole genome shotgun sequence genome encodes the following:
- the LOC126946625 gene encoding ADP-ribosylation factor 4-like produces MGLTISSLFSRLFGKKQMCILMVGLDAAGKTTILYKLKLGEIVTTIPTIGFNVETVEYKNICFTVWDVGGQDRIRPLWKHYFQNTQGLIFVVDSNDRERMQEVADELQKMLLVDELRDAVLLLFANKQDLPNAMAISEMTDKLGLQSLRNRTWYVQATCATQGTGLYEGLDWLSNELSKR; encoded by the coding sequence ATGGGCCTCACtatctcctccctcttctcccgaCTATTTGGCAAGAAGCAGATGTGCATTTTGATGGTTGGATTGGATGCTGCTGGCAAGACAACCATTCTGTATAAACTGAAGTTAGGGGAGATAGTCACCACCATTCCTACTATTGGTTTTAACGTGGAAACAGTAGAATATAAGAACATTTGTTTCACAGTATGGGATGTTGGTGGTCAAGATAGAATTAGGCCTCTCTGGAAGCATTACTTCCAGAATACCCAGGGTCTTATTTTTGTGGTAGACAGCAATGATCGTGAAAGAATGCAGGAAGTAGCAGATGAGCTGCAGAAAATGCTTCTGGTAGATGAGTTGAGAGATGCAGTGCTACTGCTTTTTGCAAACAAACAAGATTTGCCAAATGCTATGGCTATCAGTGAAATGACAGATAAACTAGGGCTTCAGTCTCTTCGTAACAGAACATGGTATGTTCAAGCCACTTGTGCAACACAAGGAACTGGTCTGTATGAAGGACTTGACTGGCTGTCAAATGAGCTTTCAAAACGTTAA